The following are from one region of the Streptomyces tuirus genome:
- a CDS encoding TetR/AcrR family transcriptional regulator: protein MAGRAAVPEVIWARPERTGRGPKPAFTRADIAAAAVRIADADGLDGVTMRHVAAELGCGTMSLYNYVPRKEDLYELMIDAIGAEHEMFEPTGDWRADMLRNAEETRAIMYRHTWVPRLMPGVFGFSPNTLRYLEHCLACLEPLDVPAGAKTELIALLNGVVTTYTGNEIATAERTRSMPWTAEEENAVRMAYLGSQIATGAYPRMAAAFTEQGGPVDLEAVFRRALERVLDAFDPESCQTGAFDPESR, encoded by the coding sequence ATGGCGGGCCGAGCGGCCGTACCCGAAGTGATCTGGGCGCGCCCCGAGCGCACCGGCCGTGGGCCGAAACCGGCGTTCACCCGCGCCGACATCGCGGCGGCGGCGGTGCGGATCGCCGACGCGGACGGGCTGGACGGGGTGACGATGCGCCATGTCGCCGCCGAGCTCGGCTGCGGCACGATGTCGCTGTACAACTACGTCCCCCGCAAGGAGGATCTGTACGAGCTGATGATCGACGCCATCGGCGCCGAGCACGAGATGTTCGAACCCACCGGCGACTGGCGCGCCGACATGCTCCGCAACGCGGAGGAGACGCGCGCGATCATGTACCGCCACACCTGGGTGCCGCGTCTGATGCCAGGGGTCTTCGGCTTCAGCCCCAACACCCTGCGCTACCTGGAGCACTGCCTGGCCTGCCTCGAACCGCTCGACGTGCCGGCCGGCGCGAAGACGGAGCTGATCGCGCTGCTCAACGGCGTCGTGACGACGTACACCGGAAACGAGATCGCGACCGCCGAGCGCACCCGCTCCATGCCGTGGACGGCGGAGGAGGAGAACGCGGTCCGCATGGCTTATCTGGGCAGCCAGATCGCCACCGGCGCCTATCCGCGGATGGCCGCGGCCTTCACGGAGCAGGGCGGACCGGTCGATCTGGAGGCGGTCTTCCGGCGGGCGCTCGAACGCGTCCTGGACGCCTTCGACCCCGAGTCGTGCCAGACCGGCGCCTTCGACCCCGAGTCGCGCTAG
- a CDS encoding TetR/AcrR family transcriptional regulator produces MKPVPPATPLRRAPVQRRSAERLTRILDACADLLDEVGYDALSTRAVAQRASVPIGSVYRFFGNKRQMADALAQRNLERYTVRVTERLRQTGEDGGWRTAMDVVLDEYLEMKRTAPGFSLVDFGNQIPVGARQSEPNHRVADRLTDLLSGYLDREPDEDLRRVFLIAVETADTLVHLAFRVAPEGDQRIIDEAREMLRAYLARVLD; encoded by the coding sequence ATGAAGCCCGTGCCCCCCGCGACACCACTCCGTCGTGCGCCCGTGCAGCGGCGCAGTGCCGAACGCCTGACCCGGATCCTCGACGCCTGCGCCGATCTCCTCGACGAGGTCGGCTACGACGCCCTGAGCACCCGTGCCGTCGCCCAGCGGGCCTCGGTCCCGATCGGCTCGGTCTACCGCTTCTTCGGCAACAAGCGCCAGATGGCCGACGCGCTGGCGCAGCGCAACCTGGAGCGGTACACCGTGCGCGTCACCGAGCGCCTGCGGCAGACCGGCGAGGACGGGGGCTGGCGCACGGCCATGGACGTGGTGCTCGACGAGTACCTGGAGATGAAGCGCACCGCGCCCGGCTTCTCCCTCGTCGACTTCGGCAACCAGATCCCGGTCGGCGCCCGGCAGTCCGAACCCAACCACCGCGTCGCCGACCGCCTCACCGACCTCCTCTCCGGCTACCTCGACCGCGAGCCCGACGAGGATCTGCGCCGTGTCTTCCTCATCGCCGTCGAGACCGCCGACACCCTCGTTCACCTGGCGTTCCGGGTCGCGCCGGAGGGGGACCAGCGGATCATCGACGAGGCCCGGGAGATGCTGCGGGCCTATCTGGCCCGGGTGCTCGACTGA
- a CDS encoding CitMHS family transporter, with the protein MLTILGFAMIATFLVLIMMKKMSPIAALVLIPALFCVFVGKGANLGDYVLDGVTDLAPTAAMLMFAIVYFGVMIDVGLFDPIVRGILKFCKADPMRIVVGTAVLAAIVSLDGDGSTTFMITVSAMYPLYKRLKMSLVVMTGVAAMANGVMNTLPWGGPTARAATALKLDASDIFVPMIPALLVGLLFVFVLSYVLGVRERRRLGVLTLDDVLEAEKETETVLVGSGGSGDGTVSMRTGAAAGTAGAGFGTDAPESAKDSAASGDGFQGLDPNRETLRPRLYWFNALLTVSLLTAMIMEWLPIPVLFLIGAALALSVNFPHIPAQRARLAAHADNVLNVSGMVFAAAVFTGVLQGTGMVDHMAKWMVDVIPGSMGPHMALVTGLLSLPLTYFMSNDGFYFGVLPVLAEAGAAHGVTPLEMARASLVGQPLHMSSPLVPAVYVLVGMAKVEFGDHTRFVVKWAALTCLVILGAGMLFGII; encoded by the coding sequence ATGCTGACCATCCTCGGCTTCGCCATGATCGCGACCTTCCTGGTCCTGATCATGATGAAGAAGATGTCGCCGATCGCGGCGCTCGTGCTGATTCCCGCGCTGTTCTGCGTGTTCGTCGGCAAGGGCGCCAACCTCGGCGACTACGTCCTCGACGGCGTGACCGACCTCGCCCCCACCGCGGCGATGCTCATGTTCGCGATCGTCTACTTCGGCGTGATGATCGATGTCGGTCTCTTCGACCCGATCGTCCGCGGCATCCTCAAGTTCTGCAAAGCCGACCCGATGCGGATCGTCGTCGGCACCGCGGTGCTCGCCGCGATCGTGTCGCTGGACGGCGACGGCTCGACCACCTTCATGATCACCGTCTCGGCGATGTACCCGCTGTACAAGCGCCTGAAGATGAGCCTGGTCGTGATGACCGGTGTGGCCGCCATGGCCAACGGCGTGATGAACACCCTCCCGTGGGGCGGCCCGACCGCTCGCGCCGCGACCGCGCTGAAGCTCGACGCCAGCGACATCTTCGTCCCGATGATCCCGGCGCTCCTGGTGGGCCTGCTCTTCGTCTTCGTCCTCTCCTACGTGCTCGGAGTGCGCGAGCGCCGGCGGCTGGGCGTGCTGACGCTGGACGACGTGCTGGAGGCGGAGAAGGAGACCGAGACGGTCCTCGTCGGTTCCGGCGGCTCCGGCGATGGCACGGTCTCGATGCGCACGGGCGCCGCGGCCGGTACGGCCGGCGCGGGCTTCGGCACGGACGCTCCCGAGAGCGCAAAGGACTCCGCGGCCTCCGGGGACGGCTTCCAGGGCCTCGACCCGAACCGGGAAACCCTGCGGCCCAGGCTCTACTGGTTCAACGCGCTCCTCACGGTCTCCCTGCTCACCGCCATGATCATGGAGTGGCTGCCGATCCCGGTGCTGTTCCTGATCGGCGCCGCGCTCGCCCTCTCCGTGAACTTCCCGCACATCCCCGCCCAGCGGGCCCGCCTGGCCGCCCACGCCGACAACGTCCTGAACGTCTCCGGCATGGTCTTCGCCGCCGCCGTCTTCACCGGCGTCCTCCAGGGCACCGGCATGGTCGACCACATGGCCAAGTGGATGGTGGACGTCATCCCCGGCAGCATGGGCCCGCACATGGCCCTCGTCACCGGCCTCCTGAGCCTGCCGCTCACCTACTTCATGTCGAACGACGGCTTCTACTTCGGTGTCCTGCCCGTCCTCGCCGAGGCCGGTGCCGCGCACGGGGTCACCCCGCTGGAGATGGCCCGCGCCTCGCTGGTCGGCCAGCCGCTGCACATGTCCAGCCCGCTCGTCCCGGCGGTCTACGTCCTGGTCGGCATGGCGAAGGTGGAGTTCGGCGACCACACCAGGTTCGTCGTGAAGTGGGCCGCCCTCACCTGCCTGGTCATCCTCGGCGCGGGCATGCTGTTCGGGATCATCTAG
- a CDS encoding ABC transporter permease, protein MSMLAYDGTAMLGRQLLRMRNNPGLLILTQVMPISMLLFFGYVFGSALAVPGEAYRSFLVPGLLVATASGGIMTGMFQAAGDTHRGVTNRFRTLPMSRAAVPLGQAAADLVATAAGTVPFLLVGLAVGWRVEGSPLAALGAFALLMLFRFACTWAGIYLGLLTRNEEAAGQLGGATFLLPLLSSAYIPTSGLPGWLRSVAEWNPISALATALRDLFGNAPVPDGAAWPVAHPVAGSLLWCAVLLGVFVPLAVRQYAHGER, encoded by the coding sequence ATGAGCATGCTGGCGTACGACGGAACCGCGATGCTGGGCCGCCAGCTGCTGCGGATGCGGAACAACCCGGGGCTGCTGATCCTCACCCAGGTCATGCCGATCAGCATGCTGCTGTTCTTCGGCTACGTCTTCGGCAGCGCGCTGGCGGTGCCGGGCGAGGCGTACCGGTCGTTCCTGGTGCCGGGCCTGCTGGTGGCGACCGCCTCGGGCGGGATCATGACCGGCATGTTCCAGGCGGCCGGGGACACGCACCGGGGCGTGACGAACCGCTTCCGGACGCTGCCGATGAGCCGGGCGGCGGTGCCGCTGGGGCAGGCCGCGGCGGACCTCGTGGCCACGGCCGCCGGGACCGTGCCGTTCCTGCTGGTGGGCCTCGCCGTGGGCTGGCGGGTCGAGGGCAGCCCGCTCGCGGCCCTCGGGGCGTTCGCGCTGCTGATGCTGTTCCGCTTCGCGTGCACCTGGGCCGGGATCTACCTGGGCCTGCTCACCCGCAACGAGGAGGCGGCCGGCCAGCTGGGCGGTGCGACGTTCCTGCTGCCGCTGCTGTCCAGCGCCTACATCCCGACGAGCGGGCTGCCGGGCTGGCTGCGGTCGGTCGCGGAGTGGAATCCGATCAGCGCGTTGGCGACGGCCCTGAGGGACCTGTTCGGCAACGCGCCGGTGCCCGACGGGGCGGCCTGGCCGGTGGCCCACCCGGTCGCGGGGTCGCTGCTGTGGTGCGCCGTACTGCTCGGGGTGTTCGTGCCGCTGGCCGTGCGCCAGTACGCGCACGGGGAGCGGTGA
- a CDS encoding molybdopterin oxidoreductase family protein: MSRTALRICPLCEATCGLTLTIEGTRVTHARGDRDDVFSQGFICPKGASFGAVDSDPDRLRTPLVRRDGELREATWEEAFDAVAAGIRPVVERHGPNSVGVVLGNPNVHTMAGALYPPLLLAGLGTRSIFTASTVDQMPKHVSSGLLFGDANAIPVPDLERTDHLLLIGANPLESNGSLCTAPDFPGKLKALKARGGTLVVIDPRRTRTAKLADRHIAVRPGTDALLLAAMAWVLYDEDLVEPTPHVQGVEELAEELRQFTPEAVAEACDVEAGVIRTLARELAAAPTAAVYGRIGSCTVPHGTLASWLVDVLNILTGNLDRPGGALFPQAATDKTPRPAGPGHGFALGRWHSRVSRHPEAKGELPLSALAEEIDTATEEGEPVRALIAVAANPVLSAPDGDRLDKALDSLGFMVSVDPYLNETSRHADVVLPPPPPSQSPHHDFAFNTLAVRNQVRYTRPAIPLEPGRMAETEILARLILAVTGMHGADPAAVDRMVIDQTLGKAVKEPHSPVHGGDPRELAGRLTGDTGPERRLDMMLRLGPYGDGFGVRPDGLSLEKLLAHPHGIDLGPLQPRLPQPLKTRSGRVELLPGPIVADLPRLRAALAERPEGLVLVGRRHLRSNNSWMHNVPALTGGSNRCTLHIHPDDAERLGIGDGAAVRVKGAGGEVTAPAEVTDAVRRGVVSLPHGWGHHRPGTRLSHASTDPGVNVNQLLDGRQLDPLSGNAVLNGVPVEVAPEAAPESPAVTEKLTTLT; this comes from the coding sequence GTGTCCCGCACCGCCCTGCGTATCTGCCCCTTGTGCGAGGCCACCTGCGGCCTGACCCTCACCATCGAGGGAACGCGCGTCACCCACGCCCGCGGTGACCGCGACGATGTCTTCAGCCAGGGGTTCATCTGCCCCAAGGGTGCCTCCTTCGGGGCCGTCGACTCCGACCCCGACCGGCTGCGCACCCCGCTCGTACGACGGGACGGCGAGCTGCGCGAGGCCACCTGGGAGGAGGCCTTCGACGCGGTCGCCGCAGGCATCCGGCCCGTCGTGGAGCGGCACGGCCCGAACTCCGTCGGCGTCGTCCTCGGCAACCCCAACGTGCACACCATGGCCGGTGCCCTCTACCCGCCCCTCCTGCTCGCCGGGCTCGGCACCCGCAGCATCTTCACCGCCTCCACGGTCGACCAGATGCCCAAGCACGTCTCCAGCGGACTCCTCTTCGGCGACGCCAACGCCATCCCCGTGCCCGACCTCGAGCGCACCGACCATCTGCTCCTGATCGGCGCCAACCCGCTGGAGTCCAACGGCAGTCTGTGCACCGCCCCCGACTTCCCCGGCAAGCTGAAGGCCCTCAAGGCCCGCGGCGGCACCCTCGTCGTGATCGACCCCCGGCGCACCCGCACCGCGAAGCTCGCCGACCGGCACATCGCCGTCCGGCCCGGCACCGACGCGCTGCTGCTCGCCGCGATGGCGTGGGTGCTCTACGACGAGGACCTCGTCGAGCCGACCCCGCACGTCCAGGGCGTCGAGGAACTGGCCGAAGAACTACGGCAGTTCACGCCCGAGGCGGTCGCGGAGGCCTGTGACGTCGAGGCCGGCGTCATCCGCACCCTTGCCCGCGAGCTGGCCGCCGCCCCCACCGCCGCCGTCTACGGCCGGATCGGCAGTTGCACCGTCCCGCACGGCACCCTGGCCAGCTGGCTCGTCGACGTCCTGAACATCCTCACCGGCAACCTCGACCGGCCCGGCGGCGCGCTCTTCCCGCAGGCCGCGACCGACAAGACCCCGCGCCCCGCCGGACCCGGCCACGGCTTCGCCCTCGGGCGCTGGCACTCCCGGGTGAGCCGGCACCCCGAGGCGAAGGGCGAACTGCCCCTGTCCGCCCTCGCGGAGGAGATCGACACCGCCACCGAGGAGGGCGAGCCGGTCCGCGCGCTCATCGCCGTCGCCGCCAACCCCGTGCTGTCCGCACCCGACGGCGACCGCCTCGACAAGGCCCTTGACTCGCTCGGCTTCATGGTCAGCGTCGACCCGTACCTCAACGAGACCTCGCGCCACGCCGACGTGGTCCTGCCCCCGCCCCCGCCCTCCCAGAGCCCGCACCACGACTTCGCCTTCAACACCCTCGCGGTACGCAACCAGGTCCGCTACACCCGCCCCGCGATCCCGCTGGAGCCCGGTCGCATGGCGGAGACGGAGATCCTGGCCCGGCTGATCCTCGCCGTCACCGGCATGCACGGAGCCGACCCGGCGGCCGTCGACCGGATGGTCATCGACCAGACTCTCGGCAAGGCGGTGAAGGAGCCGCACTCGCCGGTCCACGGCGGCGACCCGCGCGAACTCGCCGGCCGGCTCACCGGCGACACCGGCCCCGAACGACGGCTCGACATGATGCTGCGCCTCGGCCCCTACGGCGACGGCTTCGGCGTACGACCGGACGGGCTCAGCCTGGAGAAGCTGCTCGCGCACCCGCACGGCATCGACCTCGGCCCGCTTCAGCCCCGCCTGCCGCAGCCCCTGAAGACCCGCAGTGGCCGGGTGGAGCTGCTGCCCGGCCCGATCGTGGCCGACCTGCCCCGCCTGCGCGCGGCCCTCGCCGAACGCCCCGAGGGACTCGTCCTCGTCGGCCGCCGCCATCTGCGCTCCAACAACAGCTGGATGCACAACGTGCCCGCCCTCACCGGCGGCTCGAACCGCTGCACCCTGCACATCCACCCGGACGACGCCGAGCGGCTGGGCATCGGGGACGGGGCCGCCGTGCGCGTGAAGGGCGCCGGGGGAGAGGTGACCGCACCCGCCGAGGTCACCGACGCGGTCCGCCGCGGTGTGGTGAGCCTGCCGCACGGCTGGGGCCACCACCGGCCCGGCACCCGCCTCAGCCACGCCTCCACCGACCCCGGCGTCAACGTCAACCAGCTCCTCGACGGCCGGCAGCTCGACCCGCTGTCGGGCAACGCGGTCCTCAACGGCGTACCCGTCGAGGTCGCCCCCGAGGCCGCGCCGGAATCCCCCGCAGTGACCGAAAAGCTCACCACTCTGACCTGA
- a CDS encoding GntR family transcriptional regulator — MTSFAPDSIVLNRKLPLWYQVSQSLRASILGRSPQDPLRLPTEEQLAGHYGVSVLTMRQALKELEDEGLISRHRRRGTFIEPHARRGSPVRLLGSVDAIVAQQSGMTTELLDHGSTPVPGELAEFFPDVGEVSTYHRLRSDEKTGEPTNHARNYVRPELAARIDLDDLVRWPMTKVLRDVAGADISRITDTVEARLADPETSKLLQVPLLSPILHYTGVTYDAAGRPLDVAVIHYRGDRFSFTVTLDAT; from the coding sequence GTGACCTCCTTCGCCCCGGACTCCATCGTCCTGAACCGCAAGCTGCCGCTGTGGTACCAGGTGTCGCAGTCGCTGCGCGCCTCGATCCTCGGCCGCTCGCCCCAGGACCCGCTGCGGCTGCCCACCGAGGAGCAGCTGGCCGGGCACTACGGCGTGAGCGTGCTGACGATGCGGCAGGCGCTGAAGGAGCTGGAGGACGAGGGGCTGATCTCGCGCCACCGCCGGCGGGGCACCTTCATCGAGCCGCACGCGCGCCGGGGTTCCCCGGTGCGTCTGCTCGGCTCGGTGGACGCGATCGTGGCCCAGCAGTCGGGCATGACGACCGAACTGCTGGACCACGGCAGCACACCCGTGCCGGGCGAACTCGCCGAGTTCTTCCCGGACGTCGGGGAGGTGTCGACGTACCACCGGCTGCGCAGCGACGAGAAGACCGGTGAGCCGACGAACCACGCCCGCAACTATGTGCGCCCCGAACTGGCCGCGCGGATCGATCTGGACGACCTCGTCCGGTGGCCCATGACCAAGGTGCTGCGGGACGTGGCGGGTGCGGACATCAGCCGCATCACGGACACGGTGGAGGCGCGGCTGGCCGACCCGGAGACCTCGAAGCTGCTCCAAGTCCCCCTGCTGAGCCCGATCCTGCACTACACCGGGGTGACGTACGACGCCGCCGGGCGGCCTCTGGACGTGGCCGTCATCCACTACCGGGGGGACCGGTTCTCCTTCACGGTGACCCTGGACGCCACCTGA
- a CDS encoding type ISP restriction/modification enzyme — MPSVTHDDAPLLADLMPWSVAPPRLGRGWPAAPDAGSLKARWDALAKAEGPDRESLFQPTRSRTLHTAVGRLPGRSGSGGTEKLVRAAGPCPEPVRVLLAPYDEQWLIPDQRLIDAARPELWRVADERQVFVAEAPGAGPPLLVSSLLPLLRPGRVRPLFRRPGGREPNLAPGLLEHLGTRLGGTPAPLDVLAWITATARPDLTVPLTGDADAWERGLELGHRMLWLMRRDGERPKLPGGRRPYVRAPLPSRPVALRYDRDEEALFLDEGRISPVPPQAWDFEVGGVRVLEQWFATRVAVPEPGTLAAIRPATWPQAWTSELLELITVLALLAELRPREEPELPDPVTATDLGKAGVLPVPSAARRPASVLEGPEEGPEGQLALL, encoded by the coding sequence ATGCCCAGCGTGACGCACGACGACGCTCCGCTGCTGGCGGACCTCATGCCGTGGTCCGTCGCACCGCCGCGGCTCGGCCGGGGCTGGCCGGCGGCCCCCGACGCGGGGTCCCTGAAGGCCCGCTGGGACGCCCTGGCCAAGGCCGAGGGCCCGGACCGCGAGTCACTGTTCCAGCCGACGCGGTCGCGCACGCTGCACACGGCGGTCGGCCGGCTGCCCGGCCGGAGCGGCAGCGGCGGCACGGAGAAGCTGGTGCGCGCCGCCGGACCCTGCCCGGAGCCGGTGCGCGTGCTGCTCGCGCCCTATGACGAGCAGTGGCTGATCCCCGACCAGCGGCTGATCGACGCGGCCCGCCCGGAGCTGTGGCGCGTGGCGGACGAGCGGCAGGTCTTCGTGGCGGAGGCGCCCGGGGCCGGCCCTCCCCTGCTCGTCTCCTCGCTGCTCCCGCTGCTCCGCCCCGGCCGGGTCCGCCCGCTGTTCCGCCGCCCGGGCGGGCGTGAGCCGAATCTGGCCCCGGGTCTGCTGGAGCACCTCGGCACCCGGCTGGGCGGCACCCCGGCACCACTGGACGTGCTCGCCTGGATCACGGCCACGGCCCGCCCGGACCTCACCGTCCCGCTCACCGGGGACGCCGACGCGTGGGAGCGGGGCCTGGAGCTGGGGCACCGGATGCTGTGGCTGATGCGCCGCGACGGCGAACGCCCGAAGCTGCCCGGCGGCCGCCGCCCCTACGTCCGCGCCCCGCTGCCCTCCCGGCCCGTGGCGCTGCGCTACGACCGGGACGAGGAGGCGCTGTTCCTGGACGAGGGCCGCATCTCCCCGGTGCCGCCGCAGGCCTGGGACTTCGAGGTGGGTGGAGTCCGTGTCCTGGAGCAGTGGTTCGCGACCCGCGTCGCCGTCCCCGAGCCGGGCACGCTGGCGGCGATCCGTCCCGCCACCTGGCCCCAGGCCTGGACGTCGGAGCTGCTGGAGCTGATCACCGTCCTCGCGCTCCTGGCCGAACTGCGCCCTCGGGAGGAGCCGGAGCTCCCCGACCCGGTCACGGCGACCGACCTGGGCAAGGCCGGCGTCCTCCCGGTGCCGAGCGCGGCCCGCCGCCCGGCCTCGGTGCTGGAGGGGCCCGAGGAGGGCCCCGAAGGGCAACTGGCCCTGCTCTAG
- a CDS encoding ATP-binding cassette domain-containing protein, whose amino-acid sequence MASTYAVLSEGLEKRFGQVHALRGLDLAIAAGTVCGVLGPNGAGKTTAVRLLTTLLRPDAGSARVAGHDLVREPAAVRARIGVTGQDTSIDGDLTGRQNLQLFGRLHRVPGPAARTAELLDRFGLTEAADRPASTWSGGMRRRLDLAASLVRRPDVLFLDEPTTGLDPASRTLIWDVVRGLTAEGTTVLLTTQYLEEADQLADDIALVDRGRVAHTGSPAQLKSLVGAHAEVVVPDADLLAKAAAVLDRLTGAQPSFDHERNAAGAVSKDPTLTIPLLVRALDTAGVPLLDVSLRPPTLDDVFLRLTETQTETTGEKERAA is encoded by the coding sequence ATGGCTTCTACGTACGCTGTACTTAGTGAAGGTCTGGAGAAGCGGTTCGGGCAGGTCCATGCTCTGCGCGGGCTGGACCTGGCGATCGCCGCGGGGACGGTCTGCGGGGTCCTCGGGCCGAACGGCGCGGGCAAGACGACGGCCGTACGGCTGTTGACGACACTGCTGCGGCCGGACGCGGGTTCCGCCCGGGTAGCGGGGCACGACCTCGTCCGCGAGCCCGCCGCCGTACGCGCCCGGATCGGCGTCACCGGACAGGACACCTCGATCGACGGGGACCTCACCGGCCGCCAGAACCTCCAGCTGTTCGGCCGGCTGCACCGGGTGCCCGGCCCGGCCGCCCGGACCGCGGAACTCCTCGACCGCTTCGGCCTGACCGAGGCCGCCGACCGCCCCGCGTCCACCTGGTCCGGCGGCATGCGCCGCCGTCTGGACCTGGCGGCGAGCCTGGTCCGCCGTCCCGACGTGCTGTTCCTGGACGAGCCGACGACCGGCCTCGACCCGGCCAGCCGCACGCTCATCTGGGACGTGGTGCGCGGCCTGACCGCCGAGGGCACGACGGTGCTGCTCACCACCCAGTACCTGGAGGAGGCCGACCAACTGGCCGACGACATCGCCCTGGTGGACCGGGGCCGGGTCGCGCACACCGGGTCCCCGGCGCAGCTCAAGTCGCTCGTCGGGGCGCACGCCGAGGTCGTCGTGCCGGACGCGGACCTGCTCGCGAAGGCCGCGGCCGTGCTCGACCGGCTGACGGGCGCGCAGCCCTCGTTCGACCACGAGCGCAACGCCGCCGGCGCGGTCAGCAAGGACCCGACGCTCACGATCCCTTTGCTGGTGCGCGCCCTGGACACGGCCGGGGTGCCGCTGCTCGACGTCAGCCTGCGCCCGCCGACCCTCGACGACGTGTTCCTGCGCCTGACGGAGACCCAGACCGAGACGACCGGCGAGAAGGAGCGTGCCGCATGA
- the hmgA gene encoding homogentisate 1,2-dioxygenase gives MGDGGTSRASGFEREGARKTAEGLTYLSGFGNEHSSEAVPGALPEGRNSPQRAPLGLYAEQLSGSAFTEPRAHNRRSWLYRIRPSAAHPAFTRTHSGSIRTAPFTQTVPDPNRLRWDPLPDPAPETDFLAGLWTLGGNGDATQRTGIAVHLYAANASMDRVFSDADGELLIVPERGGLLLHTEFGLLHVEPGHVALIPRGVRFRVELLDDSARGYVCENYGAPFRLPDLGPIGANGLANPRDFRAPVAAYEDVEGPVEVVNKFCGNLWTATYDHSPLDVVAWHGNHVPYIYDLRRFNVLGTITYDHPDPSIFTVLTSPSDTPGLAGVDFVVFAPRWLVGEDTFRPPYFHRNVMTEYMGLIEGAYDAKTAGKGGFVPGGGSLHNMMSAHGPDRETFDRASAAELKPQKIDDGLAFMFETRWPLTLTPHAAAAEHLQQRYDDVWQGLERHFRP, from the coding sequence ATGGGCGATGGGGGTACCTCCCGCGCGAGCGGGTTCGAGCGCGAAGGAGCGCGGAAGACCGCCGAAGGACTGACCTACCTCTCCGGCTTCGGCAACGAGCACAGCTCGGAGGCCGTCCCGGGCGCACTGCCCGAGGGCCGCAACTCGCCCCAGCGGGCCCCGCTCGGGCTGTACGCGGAGCAGCTGAGCGGTTCGGCGTTCACCGAGCCCCGGGCGCACAACCGCCGCTCGTGGCTGTACCGGATCCGCCCGTCCGCCGCGCACCCGGCGTTCACCCGGACCCACAGCGGCTCGATCCGCACCGCCCCCTTCACCCAGACCGTGCCCGACCCCAACCGCCTGCGCTGGGACCCGCTGCCCGACCCGGCGCCCGAGACCGACTTCCTGGCGGGCCTGTGGACCCTGGGCGGCAACGGTGACGCCACCCAGCGGACCGGCATCGCCGTGCACCTCTACGCGGCCAACGCCTCGATGGACCGGGTGTTCAGCGACGCCGACGGCGAGTTGCTGATCGTCCCGGAGCGTGGCGGGCTGCTGCTGCACACCGAGTTCGGTCTGCTGCATGTGGAGCCGGGACATGTGGCGCTGATCCCGCGTGGTGTCCGCTTCCGTGTGGAGCTGCTCGACGATTCTGCCCGCGGCTATGTGTGCGAGAACTACGGCGCGCCCTTCCGCCTCCCCGACCTGGGCCCGATCGGCGCCAACGGGCTCGCCAACCCCCGGGACTTCCGCGCACCGGTGGCGGCGTACGAGGACGTCGAGGGCCCGGTGGAGGTGGTGAACAAGTTCTGCGGCAACCTGTGGACCGCCACCTACGACCACTCCCCGCTCGACGTCGTCGCCTGGCACGGCAACCATGTGCCCTACATCTACGACCTGCGCCGTTTCAATGTGCTCGGCACCATCACCTACGACCACCCCGACCCGTCGATCTTCACGGTGCTGACGTCCCCGTCGGACACCCCGGGGCTGGCCGGTGTCGACTTCGTGGTGTTCGCGCCGCGCTGGCTGGTGGGCGAGGACACGTTCCGGCCGCCGTACTTCCACCGGAACGTGATGACCGAGTACATGGGCCTGATCGAGGGCGCGTACGACGCGAAGACGGCCGGAAAGGGGGGCTTCGTGCCGGGCGGCGGTTCGCTGCACAACATGATGTCGGCGCACGGCCCGGACCGGGAGACGTTCGACCGGGCGAGCGCCGCGGAGCTGAAGCCGCAGAAGATCGACGACGGTCTGGCGTTCATGTTCGAGACGCGCTGGCCGCTCACCCTCACGCCGCACGCGGCAGCCGCGGAGCACCTCCAGCAGCGCTACGACGACGTCTGGCAGGGCCTGGAGCGGCACTTCCGCCCCTAG